A genomic window from Nicotiana sylvestris chromosome 11, ASM39365v2, whole genome shotgun sequence includes:
- the LOC138881334 gene encoding uncharacterized protein — MAPFEALYGRRCRSPIGWFRVGKAELLGPDLVHHDMEKVKVIQERMKIGQSHQKSYADVHRRELEFQVDDWVFLKVVGYPSVIVPIEAIEVNEELSYEEIPVVILDRKVRKLRTKEIASVKVLWRKQQVE, encoded by the exons ATGGccccatttgaggcattgtatggaAGGAGGTGTAGATCTCCGATTGGGTGGTTCAGGGTTGGTAAAGCAGAACTGTTAGGGCCAGATCTTGTGCATCATGATATGGAAAAAGTTAAAGTCATTCAGGAGAGGATGAAAATTGGTCAGAGTCATCAGAAATCTTACGCAGACGTGCATCGAAGAGAATTGGAATTCCAAGTAGATGATTGGGTGTTCTTGAAA gtagtgggataTCCGTCCGTTATTGTGCCAATTgaagctattgaggttaatgaagaactatcttatgaagaaattccagttgtcATTCTTGATAGGAAAGTCCGGAAATTGAGAACtaaggaaattgcctctgtaaaagtgttatggcggaaaCAACAGGTTGAGTAA